In a genomic window of Acropora muricata isolate sample 2 chromosome 2, ASM3666990v1, whole genome shotgun sequence:
- the LOC136909464 gene encoding retinoschisin-like, translated as MNFSVTLLPILLLLRTKIVTSCTASYSVQGQVLQNHTFKTETAERIENCMMLCIADPGCHSSNFYRIDKRCELNDKTHTSHPEDMGRKPYTIYTENTFRQMPCRDKLDCGRQMICSSSLICEECRIQSLGMENREIPNEAVKASSSWGLQHEPWQARLNNIARSGSTGSWSTRPNAIGQYLQIDLGKERVVNKIATQGRPSVDQWVTSYKLLFSSDGAKWNEYQNDGVVKVFTANSDRGTIVSHKLSPRISTRYVRFSALSWHNHISMRVELYGCANEP; from the exons ATGAATTTTTCCGTTACGCTGTTACCAATTTTATTACTATTGAGGACAAAAATCGTGACCTCATGTACGGCATCTTATTCCGTGCAAGGACAAGTTCTTCAAAACCACACTTTCAAGACAGAGACCGCTGAGCGAATTGAGAATTGCATGATGCTGTGCATTGCAGATCCTGGTTGCCATAGCAGCAACTTTTACCGAATAGACAAACGTTGTGAATTAAACGATAAGACGCATACGTCGCACCCAGAAGACATGGGGCGAAAGCCGTACACCATTTACACGGAGAACACTTTCCGACAAATGCCTTGCAGAGACAAGCTCGATTGTGGGAGGCAAATGATTTGTTCGTCATCCCTGATCTGTGAAG AATGCCGCATTCAGAGCCTTGGAATGGAAAATAGGGAGATACCAAACGAAGCGGTGAAAGCGTCTTCGTCTTGGGGATTACAACACGAACCATGGCAGGCCCGTCTTAACAATATCGCAAGAAGTGGAAGTACCGGTTCCTGGTCAACTCGCCCGAATGCTATTGGACAGTACTTGCAAATTGACCTGGGGAAGGAGAGGGTGGTGAACAAAATAGCCACGCAGGGGAGGCCATCAGTTGATCAGTGGGTGACATCATATAAACTTCTGTTCAGCTCAGATGGAGCAAAGTGGAATGAATATCAGAATGACGGTGTTGTGAAG GTCTTTACGGCAAACTCAGATCGTGGAACAATCGTCTCACACAAGTTGTCGCCCAGAATTTCCACGAGATATGTTCGCTTCTCGGCGTTGTCATGGCACAACCACATCTCCATGAGAGTTGAGCTGTATGGCTGTGCTAACGAGCCATGA